A window of Rhinatrema bivittatum chromosome 2, aRhiBiv1.1, whole genome shotgun sequence contains these coding sequences:
- the LOC115085874 gene encoding zinc finger protein 271-like isoform X2 yields MHQKIHSEEKHDKDYDKSFIWKSNMKRHHRIYTGEKPLTCSVCDKSFSWKSALKIHERIHTGEKPFTCLDCDKSFSCKSKLNRHERIHTGEKPFTCTECDKSFSCKSNLKMHERTHTGEKPFTCLDCDKSFSWKSELKIHERVHTGEQPFTCRECGKSFRGKSKLKMHERIHTGNSPFSCTECDKSFSWKSALIIHERTHTGEKPFTCGECDKRFSRVSELKMHERIHTGEKPFICSECEESFRLKSELKIHERIHTGEKPFTCRECDKSFSVKSKLKRHEWIHTGEKPFPCSECDKSFNGKSELKSHERIHTREKPFTCTECEKSFRMTTELKIHERIHTGEKPFTCIECDKSFRFYSSLKKHERIHKGEKPFACTECEKSFHTKSELKIHKRIHTGEKPFVCSECEESFCMKFELKIHERIHTGEKPFTCRECDKSFSVKSKLKRHESMHIGEKPFTCCVCDKSFRSCSNLKRHERIHTGEKPFACIDRDKSFGQNSQLKSTK; encoded by the coding sequence ATgcaccagaaaatccactcagAAGAAAAGCATGATAAGGACTATGATAAAAGCTTCATTTGGAAATCAAACATGAAAAGGCATCACAGGATatacacaggagagaaaccactCACTTGCTCtgtgtgtgataaaagcttcagttggAAATCAGCACTGAAAATACAtgaaagaatccacacaggagagaaaccatttacctgCCTTGattgtgataaaagcttcagttgTAAATCAAAACTAAATAggcatgaaaggatccacactgGGGAGAAACCATTTACctgcactgagtgtgataaaagcttcagttgTAAATCAAACCTGAAAATGCATGAAAGGactcacacaggagagaaaccatttacctgCCTTGATTGTGATAAGAGCTTCAGTTGGAAATCTGAACTAAAAATACATGAAAGAGTCCACACAGGAGAGCAACCATTTACATGCAGAGAGTGTGGAAAAAGCTTCAGGGGtaaatcaaaactgaaaatgcatgaaagaatccacacaggaAATAGTCCATTTTcatgcactgagtgtgataaaagcttcagttggAAATCAGCACTGATAATACATGAAAGgacccacacaggagagaaacccttTACATGTGGGGAGTGTGATAAAAGATTCAGTAGGGTGTCAGAACTGAAAATGCATGAAAGAATCCACACgggtgagaaaccatttatatGCTCTGAGTGTGAGGAAAGCTTCCGTTTAAAATCTGAACTGAAAATACAtgaaagaatccacacaggagaaaaaccatttacatgcagagagtgtgataaaagctttagtgttaaatcaaaactgaaaaggcatgaatggatccacacaggagagaagccatttccatgctctgaatgtgataaaagcttcaatgggaaatcagaactgaaaagtcatgaaagaatccacacaagagagaaaccatttacgtGCACGGAGTGTGAGAAAAGCTTCCGTATGACAACTGAACTAAAAATACAtgaaagaatccacacaggagagaaaccatttacatgcatagagtgtgataaaagcttcaggtTTTATTCAAGCCTGAAAAAGCATGAAAGGATTCACaaaggagagaaaccatttgcatgcactgaatgtgagaaaagcttccATACTAAATCAGAACTGAAAATACATaaaaggatccacacaggagagaaaccatttgtgTGCTCTGAGTGTGAAGAAAGCTTCTGTATGAAATTTGAACTGAAAATACAtgaaagaatccacacaggagagaaaccatttacatgcagagagtgtgataaaagctttagtGTTAAATCAAAACTGAAAAGGCATGAAAGCATGCACataggagagaaaccatttacatgctgTGTGTGTGATAAAAGTTTCAGGTCTTGTTCAAATCTCAAACgacatgaaaggatccacacaggagagaaacccttTGCATGTATTGACCGTGATAAAAGCTTTGGGCAGAATTCACAACTAAAAAGTACTAAATGA
- the LOC115085874 gene encoding oocyte zinc finger protein XlCOF6-like isoform X1, producing the protein MKENYETLRSLGTGSPTITPEIISHIERGEEPYIRDEPGSEEGGAGKSSCSEVDESKRRCKETHPEEPTKHLEVTTTVSEKDGAETCPCCDWEENCWNQCKAEERLRNPTGDSTENVTPCEQSTQHLREYTGLRSFSVNECASKVILKCHQKIHTKKKEFPCSECNKSFIYASQLKMHQKIHSEEKHDKDYDKSFIWKSNMKRHHRIYTGEKPLTCSVCDKSFSWKSALKIHERIHTGEKPFTCLDCDKSFSCKSKLNRHERIHTGEKPFTCTECDKSFSCKSNLKMHERTHTGEKPFTCLDCDKSFSWKSELKIHERVHTGEQPFTCRECGKSFRGKSKLKMHERIHTGNSPFSCTECDKSFSWKSALIIHERTHTGEKPFTCGECDKRFSRVSELKMHERIHTGEKPFICSECEESFRLKSELKIHERIHTGEKPFTCRECDKSFSVKSKLKRHEWIHTGEKPFPCSECDKSFNGKSELKSHERIHTREKPFTCTECEKSFRMTTELKIHERIHTGEKPFTCIECDKSFRFYSSLKKHERIHKGEKPFACTECEKSFHTKSELKIHKRIHTGEKPFVCSECEESFCMKFELKIHERIHTGEKPFTCRECDKSFSVKSKLKRHESMHIGEKPFTCCVCDKSFRSCSNLKRHERIHTGEKPFACIDRDKSFGQNSQLKSTK; encoded by the exons atgaaggagaattatgagaccctcaGATCACTGG GAACAGGCTCCCCGACCATCACCCCTGAGATTATATCCCACATTGAACGAGGGGAAGAGCCGTACATCAGGGATGAGCCGGGATCAGAGGAAGGAGGCGCTGGGaaaagcagctgctcag aggTGGATGAGTCTAAGAGAAGATGTAAGGAGACACATCCTGAGGAACCCACTAAGCATCTGGAAGTGACTACAACTGTATCAGAGAAAGATGGAGCGGAAACCTGCCCATGTTGTGACTGGGAGGAAAACTGCTGGAATCAGTGCAAGGCAGAGGAAAGGCTGAGAAACCCAACAGGAGACTCCACTGAGAATGTGACTCCTTGTGAGCAAAGTACACAACATCTGAGAGAATATACTGGGTTGAGATCCTTTTCAGTCAATGAATGTGCAAGTAAAGTAATATTAAAATGTCACCAGAAGATtcatacaaaaaagaaagaatttccatgtagtgaatgtaataaaagcttcatttATGCTTCACAACTGAAAATgcaccagaaaatccactcagAAGAAAAGCATGATAAGGACTATGATAAAAGCTTCATTTGGAAATCAAACATGAAAAGGCATCACAGGATatacacaggagagaaaccactCACTTGCTCtgtgtgtgataaaagcttcagttggAAATCAGCACTGAAAATACAtgaaagaatccacacaggagagaaaccatttacctgCCTTGattgtgataaaagcttcagttgTAAATCAAAACTAAATAggcatgaaaggatccacactgGGGAGAAACCATTTACctgcactgagtgtgataaaagcttcagttgTAAATCAAACCTGAAAATGCATGAAAGGactcacacaggagagaaaccatttacctgCCTTGATTGTGATAAGAGCTTCAGTTGGAAATCTGAACTAAAAATACATGAAAGAGTCCACACAGGAGAGCAACCATTTACATGCAGAGAGTGTGGAAAAAGCTTCAGGGGtaaatcaaaactgaaaatgcatgaaagaatccacacaggaAATAGTCCATTTTcatgcactgagtgtgataaaagcttcagttggAAATCAGCACTGATAATACATGAAAGgacccacacaggagagaaacccttTACATGTGGGGAGTGTGATAAAAGATTCAGTAGGGTGTCAGAACTGAAAATGCATGAAAGAATCCACACgggtgagaaaccatttatatGCTCTGAGTGTGAGGAAAGCTTCCGTTTAAAATCTGAACTGAAAATACAtgaaagaatccacacaggagaaaaaccatttacatgcagagagtgtgataaaagctttagtgttaaatcaaaactgaaaaggcatgaatggatccacacaggagagaagccatttccatgctctgaatgtgataaaagcttcaatgggaaatcagaactgaaaagtcatgaaagaatccacacaagagagaaaccatttacgtGCACGGAGTGTGAGAAAAGCTTCCGTATGACAACTGAACTAAAAATACAtgaaagaatccacacaggagagaaaccatttacatgcatagagtgtgataaaagcttcaggtTTTATTCAAGCCTGAAAAAGCATGAAAGGATTCACaaaggagagaaaccatttgcatgcactgaatgtgagaaaagcttccATACTAAATCAGAACTGAAAATACATaaaaggatccacacaggagagaaaccatttgtgTGCTCTGAGTGTGAAGAAAGCTTCTGTATGAAATTTGAACTGAAAATACAtgaaagaatccacacaggagagaaaccatttacatgcagagagtgtgataaaagctttagtGTTAAATCAAAACTGAAAAGGCATGAAAGCATGCACataggagagaaaccatttacatgctgTGTGTGTGATAAAAGTTTCAGGTCTTGTTCAAATCTCAAACgacatgaaaggatccacacaggagagaaacccttTGCATGTATTGACCGTGATAAAAGCTTTGGGCAGAATTCACAACTAAAAAGTACTAAATGA